The following are from one region of the Hydrogenophaga sp. BPS33 genome:
- a CDS encoding ferredoxin — MTPQAPSTPRPAIRLRLSANPDLCISAGLCVMASAEVFDQRDLDGAVQLRIAEPPEHLYAQAMAAVNSCPSGAITAEHIES; from the coding sequence ATGACGCCGCAGGCCCCCTCCACGCCACGCCCGGCGATCCGGCTGCGGCTCTCGGCAAACCCGGACTTGTGCATCAGCGCCGGCCTGTGCGTCATGGCCAGCGCCGAGGTGTTCGATCAGCGGGACCTGGATGGCGCCGTCCAGCTGCGCATCGCAGAGCCTCCCGAGCACCTGTACGCGCAGGCGATGGCGGCGGTCAACAGCTGCCCTTCGGGGGCGATCACGGCAGAACACATCGAGAGCTGA